A single genomic interval of Oryzias latipes chromosome 3, ASM223467v1 harbors:
- the LOC105356856 gene encoding polycystic kidney disease protein 1-like 2: MHIASTMATLFWTSIFLWISVESLSSGERSEACPHQKQPAPCEFISRNLCLEFVVEPKTWFQAMSSCEERGGELLQELNSPAKVFLTSIIQERRFSNMTWWMGKRVRVESTNPNLNDRDFSMDSCGYIKLNPLKVLSSDCSKTRGFLCTHRVSSPTSTKKMLLSNNAGKPRLRRRSLKDVASNIEDISELIRLAGPELQRMETTAGEPTRDKQDEFVKYLLAVVKKAQKLSILPDPDEISGIINSSFAILSLSLKKCDLVTEPNPQSLYEKVFEIIELASLLRGQDNPNLSQTVIKHPTGTIYQKAYKTQELNNAVLGSEENGEYIKLPPYSALSSQLENYSDVTAQMTTMSVSPYPSADNISGTVCNLVLSNKGSNIELSNLPEMIEIFLRRSDNSSVANSTFVLEKDTKSVTSFNISDPEVTVIFDVEPSVNASFVVTLSYNSPPNSTYFTNKTVLNQTGGYRWMITPEMFQQNLGIWYVDTRLNSTQELGVTVTVTSHMSKCVYWDTHTGNWSTAGCRVGHKTSPVLTHCMCNHLTLFGSSFFVMPNQVDISRTAELFATVNENYVVLALLCSFFTLYLITLLWACYADRRARSKRKMTLLEDSHPGAQYNYLVCVQTGHRKNAGTSANVTAKLVGSDAESSIHHLTDPDKPVLERGSCDMFFLSTPFPLGEVRHLRLQHDNSGGHPSWYVKKVIIQDLQNHQVFHFFCDCWLSSDRADGMTKKTFNVAKNNEIASFRNIFQTRTLTGFRDEHIWVSIWDPPSRSPFTRAQRVSCCMSLLLCTMAINIAFWNIPEDLNSPELFSLGSLHITQQDFMVAVESAALMFPINILIITIFRSIRPRVVSTSKKDDGIEKTRASAISVPTILKEIEELLYLLSMSPRNKVSGMVGLESAADLGPALQRVHDLIHYMQGESLSDNHLVYCSKFLLAALCHLLMCLEKLDGKHFPSLQDYQDTLSTTNLLVRKAEMVLSSHLANCPLPVRRKKKESTGCRLPWWCVFIGWFLLLSISAISTYFTLLYGFQYGKEKSIKWVMTLGLSLFQSIFILQPLKVIGVAVFFAMLLKPVAVEETEEAEQVLSAQQERCRKYTGRESL, encoded by the exons ATGCACATTGCATCAACAATGGCTACGCTGTTCTGGACCTCCATCTTTTTGTGGATTTCTGTTGAAAGTCTGTCTTCAGGTGAAAGATCAGAGGCCTGTCCACACCAGAAGCAACCAGCACCATGTgaatttatttcaagaaatctCTGTTTGGAATTTGTTGTGGAACCAAAGACCTGGTTCCAGGCCATGAGCAGCTGTGAAGAGAGAGGAGGGGAGCTCCTACAGGAGTTGAACAGCCCAGCAAAGGTTTTCCTGACCAGCATTATCCAAGAACGAAGGTTCAGCAACATGACCTGGTGGATGGGAAAAAGAGTCCGAGTTGAGAGCACAAACCCCAATCTGA ATGATAGGGATTTTTCCATGGATTCCTGTGGATACATTAAGCTAAATCCTCTTAAGGTGCTGTCATCTGACTGCAGTAAGACGCGGGGCTTCCTCTGCACCCACC GTGTAAGTTCCCCAACAAGCACAAAG AAAATGCTTTTATCCAATAATGCGGGCAAACCTC GACTCAGAAGACGTTCTTTAAAGGACGTGGCCTCAAATATTGAAGACATCTCTGAACTAATAAGA CTTGCAGGGCCAGAACTCCAACGAATGGAGACGACAGCCGGAGAGCCCACAAGAGATAAACAG GATGAGTTTGTTAAGTATTTGTTGGCTGTtgtgaaaaaagcacaaaaactaTCAATTTTACCAGATCCAGATGAAATAAGCGGCATCATTAACAGCAGCTTTGCCATCTTGAGTCTTTCACTAAAAAAATGTGACCTGGTCACTGAGCCAAACCCTCAA TCTCTGTATGAGAAGGTCTTTGAGATTATTGAGCTAGCTTCTTTGCTGAGAGGTCAAGACAATCCAAACCTCAGTCAAACTGTCATCAAGCATCCAACAGGCACCATCTATCAGAAAGC TTACAAAACCCAAGAGCTCAACAATGCAGTGCTGGGTTCAGAGGAGAATGGGGAGTACATTAAGCTCCCCCCATATTCGGCGCTGTCTTCGCAACTTGAGAACTACAGTGACGTCACCGCCCAG ATGACCACTATGTCAGTTAGTCCTTATCCTTCTGCTGACAACATTTCAGGAACTGTTTGTAATTTGGTGCTCAGCAATAAAGGCTCAAACATTGAGCTGTCAAACCTTCCGGAGATGATTGAG ATATTCCTGCGCCGCTCGGATAATTCGTCTGTGGCTAACAGCACGTTCGTGTTGGAAAAAGACACCAAATCGGTGACTTCATTCAACATCTCTGACCCAGAGGTGACCGTCATCTTCGATGTGGAGCCAAGCGTCAATGCCTCCTTTGTTGTGACTTTGTCCTACAACTCACCCCCTAACTCTACTTATTTCActaacaaaacagttttaaaccaaACAG GAGGATATCGCTGGATGATAACCCCAGAAATGTTCCAGCAGAATCTGGGGATCTGGTATGTTGACACAAGGCTTAATTCGACACAGGAACTGGGCGTGACAGTGACGGTGACGTCTCACATGAGCAAGTGTGTGTATTGGGACACGCACACGGGAAATTGGAGCACCGCCGGTTGCAGG GTGGGACACAAGACAAGCCCGGTGCTCACACACTGCATGTGCAACCACCTGACCCTCTTTGGGAGTTCCTTCTTTGTGATGCCAAACCAAGTGGACATTTCTCGCACGGCGGAGCTGTTTGCCACCGTGAATGAGAATTACGTGGTGCTTGCCCTGTTGTGCTCCTTCTTCACTCTCTACCTGATCACACTCCTGTGGGCCTGCTATGCTGACCGCAGGGCACGCTCTAAG AGGAAGATGACTCTGCTGGAGGACAGCCACCCAGGAGCTCAGTACAACTACCTGGTTTGTGTCCAAACAGGGCATCGCAAGAATGCAGGAACTTCTGCAAAT GTCACAGCGAAGCTGGTTGGCTCGGATGCAGAGAGCAGCATCCACCACCTGACTGATCCCGACAAGCCTGTCCTTGAGAGAGGATCCTGCgacatgtttttcttgtctaCACCTTTCCCTCTGGGGGAAGTGCGACATCTGCGGCTGCAGCACGACAACTCCGGAGGCCACCCATCATG GTATGTTAAGAAGGTGATCATACAGGACCTTCAAAACCATCAAGTGTTTCACTTCTTCTGCGACTGCTGGCTGAGTTCTGACCGAGCGGACGGCATGACCAAGAAAACCTTCAACGTTGCAAAGAACAACGAGATTGCCAGCTTCAG aaaCATCTTTCAGACCAGAACATTAACAGGTTTTAGGGACGAACACATCTGGGTGTCCATCTGGGATCCCCCCTCACGCAGCCCCTTCACGCGGGCACAGAGAGTGTCCTGCTGCATGTCCCTGCTCCTATGCACTATGGCCATCAACATCGCCTTCTGGAACATCCCTGAGGATCTCAATTCACCAGAACTCTTCTCATTAG GATCTTTGCATATAACTCAGCAGGACTTCATGGTGGCGGTGGAAAGTGCTGCTCTAATGTTCCCAATCAACATTCTCATCATCACCATCTTCAGAAGCATCCGACCTCGGGTGGTTTCAACATCTAAAAAGGATGATGGCATTGAGAAAACAAGAGCCTCCGCAATCAGTGTACCAACAATCCTGAAG GAAATTGAGGAGCTCCTTTACTTGTTGAGCATGAGTCCGAGAAACAAAGTGTCAGGAATGGTCGGGCTGGAGTCTGCTGCTGACCTCGGTCCTGCCCTGCAGAGGGTGCATGACTTAATCCACTACATGCAAG GTGAGAGTTTGAGTGACAACCACTTGGTGTACTGCAGCAAGTTCCTCCTGGCTGCTCTCTGCCACCTTCTCATGTGTCTGGAGAAACTGGATGGAAAACACTTCCCAAGTTTGCAGGATTACCAGGACACCCTCAGCACTACCAACCTGCTCGTTCGCAAGGCTGAGATGGTCTTAAGCAGCCACCTGGCCAACTG CCCTCTACCagtgaggaggaagaagaaggagTCTACAGGCTGCCGTCTGCCCTGGTGGTGTGTGTTCATAGGCTGGTTCCTGCTGCTGTCCATCAGTGCAATATCCACCTACTTCACCCTGCTGTACGGTTTTCAGTACGGCAAGGAGAAGTCCATCAAGTGGGTTATGACTTTGGGCCTGTCGTTGTTTCAGAGCATCTTCATTTTGCAGCCTCTGAAG GTGATAGGCGTTGCTGTGTTTTTTGCCATGCTGCTAAAACCAGTGGCTGTGGAGGAGACTGAGGAAGCAGAGCAGGTGCTATCAG CGCAACAAGAGCGGTGCAGAAAATACACCGGCAGGGAGTCACTGTGA